A single region of the Actinoplanes sp. SE50/110 genome encodes:
- a CDS encoding chitinase, protein MKRSRSVLLATVAVVAAAGTATWFAGDASAAAACATAWSSSATYVKDNVAAQNGHNYTAKWWTQNESPATHSGQWDVWLDGGACGGTTTPSSSPSASPTTSKPTTPPASPSSSPTGSPTVQPTGTGSLPAHFLTGYWQNFVNGATPLKLAAVPSSYDLIAVAFADATATPGAVSFTLDPGLAGAVGGYTDAQFKADIATLHSRGKKVIISVGGEKGSVSVSSDAAAANFADSVYALIRAYGFDGVDIDLENGLNATYMASALRTLRGKAGSNLIITMAPQTIDMQSTGSSYFALALSIKDILTVVHTQFYNSGAMLGCDQMSAYGQGTENFLVALTCIQTQGGLRPDQVALGLPATTQAAGGGYVAPSVVNAALDCLARGTNCGTFKPPATYPGIRGAMTWSINWDVSNGTNWAGTIAPHLATLP, encoded by the coding sequence ATGAAGCGCTCCCGATCGGTACTTCTCGCGACGGTCGCCGTGGTGGCCGCCGCCGGTACGGCCACCTGGTTCGCCGGCGACGCGTCCGCGGCGGCGGCCTGCGCCACGGCGTGGAGCTCGTCCGCGACGTACGTCAAGGACAACGTGGCCGCGCAGAACGGGCACAACTACACGGCGAAGTGGTGGACCCAGAACGAGTCGCCGGCCACCCACAGCGGCCAGTGGGACGTCTGGCTCGACGGCGGCGCGTGCGGCGGCACGACGACACCGAGTTCCTCGCCGAGCGCCTCGCCGACCACGTCCAAGCCGACCACCCCGCCCGCCTCGCCGTCGAGCAGCCCGACCGGTTCCCCGACGGTCCAGCCGACCGGCACCGGCAGCCTCCCGGCGCACTTCCTCACCGGGTACTGGCAGAACTTCGTGAACGGCGCCACGCCGCTCAAGCTCGCCGCTGTCCCGAGCTCGTACGACCTGATCGCGGTCGCCTTCGCGGACGCCACCGCGACTCCCGGCGCGGTCAGCTTCACCCTCGACCCGGGCCTGGCCGGTGCCGTGGGCGGCTACACCGACGCGCAGTTCAAGGCGGACATCGCCACCCTGCACTCGCGCGGCAAGAAGGTGATCATTTCAGTCGGCGGGGAGAAGGGCTCGGTCAGCGTCTCCAGTGACGCGGCGGCCGCCAACTTCGCCGACTCGGTCTACGCGCTGATCCGGGCGTACGGCTTCGACGGTGTCGACATCGACCTGGAGAACGGGCTCAACGCCACCTACATGGCGAGCGCGCTGCGTACCCTGCGCGGCAAGGCGGGCTCGAACCTGATCATCACGATGGCCCCGCAGACCATCGACATGCAGAGCACCGGCTCGTCGTACTTCGCGCTGGCCCTGTCGATCAAGGACATCCTGACCGTCGTACACACCCAGTTCTACAACTCCGGCGCGATGCTGGGCTGCGACCAGATGAGCGCGTACGGCCAGGGCACCGAGAACTTCCTGGTCGCACTCACCTGCATCCAGACCCAGGGTGGGCTGCGGCCCGACCAGGTCGCGCTCGGCCTGCCGGCCACCACCCAGGCCGCCGGCGGTGGCTACGTCGCCCCGTCGGTGGTCAACGCGGCCCTCGACTGCCTGGCCCGGGGCACCAACTGCGGCACCTTCAAGCCGCCGGCCACCTATCCGGGCATCCGCGGTGCGATGACCTGGTCGATCAACTGGGACGTCAGCAACGGCACCAACTGGGCCGGCACCATCGCTCCGCATCTGGCCACCCTCCCCTGA
- a CDS encoding polysaccharide deacetylase family protein, with translation MPAPRAARHRAGDTGSYSTVRSAAGAPRHSAAPGRSRPRRPATGTHRAPGTLPLETWLEAAKNRPTTVLGTLVVAGLLITAVPLAQPGHSDPGSLAAAAQAEASARAAGQHDRTNDSGNRPGGPQAQPAAGAKPTPSAAVTGKPIESQQLPPAAGAGPGRSLLTTGSQTVALTFDDGPDPEQTPKILAMLEQYHVKATFCLVGSQVARHPEMVRQIVAAGHTLCNHTYDHDLTIAKKTPAKIRADLEKTNAAIRAAVPDAAIPFFRAPGGNFNDRLVQTAHADGMSSLYWAVDPRDWEHLTGESDAAHVKRVVASIRKQIKPGAIVLSHDFNQPDTIAAYRELLPWLTENYQLGVPSGTGETPATAKPATPAPSTPAPAPSTSADPVVTPSAAPTE, from the coding sequence GTGCCCGCGCCCCGTGCCGCCCGGCACCGGGCCGGCGACACCGGGTCGTACAGCACCGTCCGGTCTGCCGCCGGAGCGCCACGGCACTCCGCGGCCCCCGGCCGATCCCGCCCCCGGCGGCCGGCCACCGGCACCCACCGCGCGCCCGGCACCCTGCCGCTGGAGACCTGGCTGGAGGCGGCGAAGAACCGGCCGACCACGGTGCTCGGCACCCTGGTCGTGGCCGGCCTGCTGATCACCGCGGTGCCGCTGGCCCAGCCCGGCCACAGCGACCCGGGCTCGCTGGCCGCCGCCGCGCAGGCCGAGGCCTCGGCGCGGGCCGCCGGTCAGCACGATAGGACGAACGACTCCGGCAACCGGCCGGGCGGACCGCAGGCGCAGCCCGCGGCCGGCGCCAAGCCCACACCGTCGGCGGCGGTCACCGGCAAGCCGATCGAATCGCAGCAGCTCCCGCCGGCCGCCGGCGCCGGTCCCGGCCGGTCGCTGCTGACCACCGGCAGCCAGACGGTCGCACTCACCTTCGACGACGGACCCGACCCGGAGCAGACGCCGAAGATCCTGGCGATGCTCGAGCAGTACCACGTGAAGGCGACGTTCTGCCTGGTCGGCTCCCAGGTGGCGAGACACCCGGAGATGGTCCGGCAGATCGTGGCGGCCGGGCACACGCTGTGCAACCACACCTACGACCACGACCTGACCATCGCGAAGAAGACACCCGCGAAGATCCGGGCCGACCTGGAGAAGACGAACGCGGCGATCCGGGCCGCGGTGCCGGACGCGGCGATCCCGTTCTTCCGGGCGCCCGGCGGCAACTTCAACGACCGGCTGGTGCAGACCGCGCACGCCGACGGGATGTCCTCGCTGTACTGGGCGGTCGACCCGCGCGACTGGGAGCACCTGACCGGCGAGAGCGATGCGGCGCACGTCAAACGGGTGGTCGCGTCGATCAGGAAGCAGATCAAGCCGGGCGCGATCGTGCTGTCACACGACTTCAACCAGCCGGACACGATCGCGGCGTACCGGGAACTGCTGCCCTGGCTGACCGAGAACTATCAGCTGGGGGTGCCGTCCGGCACCGGTGAGACCCCGGCCACCGCCAAGCCGGCCACCCCGGCGCCGTCGACGCCCGCTCCGGCGCCGAGCACCAGCGCCGACCCGGTGGTCACCCCGTCGGCGGCCCCGACCGAGTAG
- a CDS encoding membrane protein insertase YidC, producing the protein MSISGLFHAVVDAAHTGITVLSGHLEPLTGGLAAAVAIVLFTLLVRAALTPLTYLQIRTERRRAALAPQMAKLRAEHRDPMELATATLALQREHGIGPFAGLLPGLAQAPFFMVMYRVALHPPAGAIAGVPLTAHLSAGLPVFAVLLAISGGIAWWSSRRAAAPQPVPVPGDDQQAAALTAGMLRYLPWLTVLAVAWLPLAGGLYLVTSAAWTAGEQVVRRRLVAAA; encoded by the coding sequence ATGTCCATTTCCGGTCTCTTCCACGCCGTCGTCGACGCCGCGCACACCGGCATCACCGTCCTGTCCGGGCATCTCGAACCGCTGACCGGCGGGCTCGCCGCGGCCGTCGCGATCGTCCTGTTCACGCTGCTCGTCCGGGCCGCCCTGACCCCGCTCACCTACCTGCAGATCCGCACCGAGCGCCGCCGCGCCGCGCTGGCGCCGCAGATGGCGAAGCTGCGGGCCGAGCACAGGGACCCGATGGAGCTCGCCACCGCGACCCTGGCGCTGCAGCGCGAGCACGGGATCGGCCCGTTCGCCGGGCTACTGCCCGGGCTGGCCCAGGCGCCGTTCTTCATGGTCATGTACCGGGTGGCGCTGCATCCGCCGGCCGGCGCGATCGCCGGGGTGCCGCTGACCGCGCACCTGTCCGCCGGGCTGCCGGTCTTCGCCGTGCTGCTGGCGATCTCGGGCGGGATCGCCTGGTGGTCGTCGCGCCGGGCGGCCGCCCCGCAGCCGGTCCCGGTGCCGGGCGACGACCAGCAGGCGGCCGCGCTGACCGCGGGGATGCTGAGGTACCTGCCGTGGCTGACCGTGCTCGCGGTGGCCTGGCTCCCGCTGGCCGGCGGCCTCTACCTGGTGACCTCCGCCGCGTGGACCGCCGGTGAGCAGGTCGTCCGGCGCCGGCTGGTCGCCGCCGCCTGA
- a CDS encoding ATP-dependent Clp protease proteolytic subunit, which produces MSVEPTMRGGGASFDDQVFERLLRERIIFLGSEVNDEVTNRICAQMLLLASEDPERDIALYINSPGGSISAGMAVYDTMQYIKNDVATIAMGMAASMGQFLLCAGTPGKRYALPHARVMMHQLSGGIGGTAADIAIQAESMLHIKTVMNDRIAFHTGHTAEEIERDSDRDRWFTAQQAKDYGIVDHVIAKASDVNAVSSLV; this is translated from the coding sequence ATGAGTGTTGAACCGACCATGCGCGGCGGCGGCGCGTCCTTCGACGACCAGGTCTTCGAGCGTCTGCTCCGGGAGCGGATCATCTTCCTCGGCAGCGAGGTCAACGACGAGGTGACCAACCGGATCTGCGCGCAGATGCTGCTGCTCGCCTCGGAGGACCCGGAACGCGACATCGCCCTGTACATCAACTCCCCCGGTGGCTCGATCAGCGCCGGGATGGCGGTGTACGACACCATGCAGTACATCAAGAACGACGTGGCCACCATCGCGATGGGCATGGCCGCCTCGATGGGCCAGTTCCTGCTCTGCGCCGGGACCCCCGGCAAGCGGTACGCGCTGCCCCACGCCCGGGTGATGATGCACCAGCTCTCCGGCGGCATCGGTGGCACCGCCGCGGACATCGCCATCCAGGCCGAGAGCATGCTGCACATCAAGACGGTGATGAACGACCGGATCGCCTTCCACACCGGGCACACCGCGGAGGAGATCGAGCGCGACTCCGACCGGGACCGCTGGTTCACCGCCCAGCAGGCCAAGGACTACGGCATCGTCGACCACGTGATCGCCAAGGCGTCCGACGTGAACGCGGTGTCGTCGCTGGTCTGA
- a CDS encoding Fpg/Nei family DNA glycosylase gives MPEGHTIHRLATRHRELFAGAPVGVTSPQGRFAAGAALLDGRVLADTEAYGKHLLHHYEGDRTLHVHLGLYGKFTEGEPPLPDPVGQVRMRMTGPSHWLDLRGPTACEVLDPPSVQRLRARLGADPLRDDADPARAYQKVRASTKPLFALLLDQSIVAGCGLIYANEVLFRAGLSPLTPGTAVGRELWAALWDDLRALMKEGVARGRIDTVHTEHTPEAMRRAPRVDRHGGEVYVYRRTAQPCLVCATPVAIGPLAGRNLYWCPACQR, from the coding sequence GTGCCGGAGGGACATACCATTCACCGCCTCGCCACCCGCCACCGCGAGCTGTTCGCCGGCGCGCCGGTGGGGGTGACCAGCCCGCAGGGCCGGTTCGCGGCCGGTGCCGCGCTGCTCGACGGCCGGGTGCTGGCCGACACCGAGGCGTACGGCAAGCATCTGCTGCACCACTACGAGGGTGACCGCACGCTGCACGTCCACCTCGGGCTGTACGGCAAGTTCACCGAGGGGGAGCCGCCGCTGCCCGACCCGGTCGGCCAGGTGCGGATGCGGATGACCGGCCCGTCGCACTGGCTCGACCTGCGTGGACCGACCGCGTGCGAGGTGCTCGACCCACCCTCGGTGCAGCGGCTGCGGGCCCGGCTCGGGGCGGATCCGCTGCGTGACGACGCCGACCCCGCCCGGGCGTATCAGAAGGTCAGGGCCAGCACCAAGCCGCTGTTCGCGCTGCTGCTGGACCAGTCCATCGTGGCCGGTTGCGGCCTGATCTACGCCAACGAGGTGCTCTTCCGGGCCGGGTTGTCGCCGCTGACACCGGGCACCGCGGTCGGCCGCGAGCTGTGGGCCGCCCTCTGGGACGACCTGCGCGCCCTGATGAAGGAGGGCGTCGCGCGGGGCCGGATCGACACCGTGCACACCGAGCACACCCCGGAGGCGATGCGGCGTGCTCCGCGCGTCGACCGGCACGGTGGCGAGGTGTACGTCTATCGGCGCACTGCCCAGCCGTGCCTGGTCTGTGCCACCCCGGTCGCGATCGGCCCGCTGGCCGGCCGCAACCTGTACTGGTGCCCGGCCTGCCAGAGATGA
- a CDS encoding LppX_LprAFG lipoprotein — protein sequence MRTTRLALTVATAAFAVAGCTADGTPATSATSAPAASAAAAPSASADPAAVQALSGAASTLGNSSFKMTMTQGSGFQLTADIDAPHGNGTAEMNAKGGNTALTVKTLLFGKDLYAQIPGVTQGQNWTHLDMARLPDGSNIGLKPGQIDPANTAQLLSSTTDVHRAGEGSYAGTVDLTKAAGVAGISKVTLDGYGADAKQVPFEATLDQQDRLESLTLRLPSVDSRETAPLQVKYSDYGQTVTAQRPPAGQISEAPDSVYQALGGK from the coding sequence ATGCGGACTACACGGCTCGCACTCACCGTGGCCACGGCGGCGTTCGCGGTGGCGGGCTGCACCGCGGACGGCACGCCGGCGACCTCGGCGACCAGTGCCCCGGCGGCCTCGGCCGCGGCGGCGCCCTCGGCCAGCGCGGACCCGGCGGCGGTCCAGGCCCTGTCCGGCGCGGCCAGCACCCTCGGGAACAGCAGCTTCAAGATGACCATGACGCAGGGCAGCGGATTCCAGCTGACCGCGGACATCGACGCGCCGCACGGCAACGGCACCGCGGAGATGAACGCGAAGGGCGGCAACACCGCACTGACCGTGAAGACGCTGCTGTTCGGCAAGGACCTGTACGCCCAGATCCCCGGCGTGACGCAGGGCCAGAACTGGACGCACCTGGACATGGCCCGGCTGCCGGACGGCTCGAACATCGGCCTCAAGCCCGGCCAGATCGACCCGGCGAACACCGCGCAGCTGCTCAGCTCCACCACCGACGTGCACCGGGCCGGGGAGGGCTCGTACGCCGGCACCGTGGACCTCACCAAAGCGGCCGGCGTGGCCGGGATCAGCAAGGTCACCCTCGACGGGTACGGCGCGGACGCCAAGCAGGTGCCGTTCGAGGCCACCCTGGACCAGCAGGACCGGCTGGAGTCGCTGACCCTGCGACTGCCCTCGGTGGACAGCCGGGAGACCGCGCCGCTGCAGGTCAAGTACTCCGATTACGGCCAGACGGTGACCGCGCAGCGGCCGCCGGCCGGTCAGATCAGCGAGGCGCCGGACAGCGTCTACCAGGCGCTGGGCGGCAAGTAG
- a CDS encoding DUF6412 domain-containing protein, translated as MLLLGYWALAGTALLDPGLSSGPRLVVALALVAAALVVAAVVAVPVPAAGLLPGVRAFTRRVRTAAPRLLDPGASGRPRPRAPTAYPAAA; from the coding sequence ATGCTGCTTCTCGGGTACTGGGCGCTGGCGGGCACCGCCCTGCTCGACCCCGGGCTCAGCAGCGGCCCGCGACTGGTCGTCGCGCTGGCCCTGGTCGCGGCGGCCCTGGTGGTGGCCGCCGTGGTCGCCGTCCCGGTGCCGGCCGCCGGCCTGCTGCCGGGGGTCCGGGCGTTCACCCGCCGGGTCCGCACCGCCGCCCCGCGCCTGCTCGACCCGGGCGCCTCCGGCCGTCCCCGCCCCCGAGCACCCACCGCGTACCCCGCGGCCGCGTAA
- the ddaH gene encoding dimethylargininase, with protein sequence MTAMRRYLMCRPTHFAVTYRINPWMDPTAPYDNALAVSQWENLRRTFLELGHTVDLVDPLPGLPDMVFAANGGTIVDGRALGVQFRDAERADEAPAYAAWFRAAGFETEMPKHTNEGEGDILLAGDLLLAGTGFRTSHASHAETQEFLRRPVVTLQLVDPAYYHLDTALCVLDETNIAYLPSAFSPGSQSVLRQLFPNAIIATAEDAAVLGLNAVSDGRNVVLPVQATHLTEELRKAGYHPIGVDVSELRKAGGGPKCCTLEVRS encoded by the coding sequence ATGACCGCCATGCGCCGCTACCTGATGTGCCGGCCCACCCACTTCGCCGTCACCTACCGGATCAACCCGTGGATGGACCCCACAGCGCCGTACGACAACGCGCTCGCCGTCAGCCAGTGGGAGAACCTGCGCCGGACCTTCCTCGAGCTGGGCCACACCGTCGACCTGGTCGACCCGCTGCCCGGCCTGCCGGACATGGTGTTCGCCGCGAACGGCGGCACGATCGTCGACGGGCGCGCGCTGGGCGTGCAGTTCCGGGACGCCGAGCGGGCCGACGAGGCGCCGGCGTACGCCGCGTGGTTCCGGGCTGCGGGCTTCGAGACCGAGATGCCCAAGCACACCAACGAGGGTGAGGGCGACATCCTGCTCGCCGGCGACCTGCTGCTGGCCGGGACGGGGTTCCGCACCTCGCACGCGTCGCACGCCGAGACCCAGGAGTTCCTGCGCCGTCCGGTGGTCACCCTGCAGCTGGTCGACCCGGCGTACTACCACCTGGACACGGCGCTGTGCGTGCTGGACGAGACGAACATCGCGTACCTGCCGTCGGCCTTCTCGCCGGGTTCGCAGTCCGTGCTCCGGCAGCTGTTCCCGAATGCGATCATCGCAACGGCGGAGGACGCCGCGGTGCTCGGCCTCAACGCGGTCAGCGACGGCCGTAACGTGGTGCTGCCGGTCCAGGCGACGCACCTGACCGAGGAGCTGCGCAAGGCCGGTTACCACCCGATCGGGGTGGACGTCTCCGAGCTCCGCAAGGCCGGTGGCGGACCCAAGTGCTGCACGCTGGAGGTGCGCTCGTGA
- a CDS encoding glutamate--cysteine ligase, which produces MEAAAEGTTTISARLAERAEKRDLLTLGVEEEYLLVDAVEPRGVETVEAVLEQIPEQFRGGVQHEYLRSQIEVASPPQLELMSLYEAMTGLRETVATAAERAGSRLLAVGAGPAAGPNTRLFDDPRYHRMRERFGDLSPGQGLCGTHVHVSIPDAETGVQVLNHLRPWLPVLQAATANSPLFGGRETGYASWRSMLWERWPTVGPTPYLTSHEHYLTLIADLEASGAMLDEGMLYWYARLSARYPTVEIRMGDVMPTVDDAILLAALARGLVSTLLNEVRDGVPAPDVPHPLLMAAHWRAAKDGLEGLGLDFATREPRPAWRLLRQLVDFVRPELERHGDLEMVTMLLERLRTRGTGAARQRALLAKGVPVAGVVDWLARATRGGE; this is translated from the coding sequence ATGGAAGCCGCTGCCGAGGGCACGACGACTATCTCTGCCCGACTCGCCGAGCGCGCCGAGAAGCGCGATCTGCTCACGCTCGGGGTCGAGGAGGAATACCTGCTGGTCGACGCGGTCGAACCGCGCGGCGTGGAAACCGTGGAGGCGGTGCTGGAGCAGATCCCGGAGCAGTTCCGGGGCGGCGTCCAGCACGAGTACCTGCGCAGCCAGATCGAGGTGGCCAGTCCGCCCCAGCTGGAGCTGATGAGCCTCTACGAGGCGATGACCGGGCTGCGCGAAACGGTCGCCACCGCCGCGGAGCGGGCCGGGTCACGGCTGCTGGCGGTGGGCGCGGGCCCGGCCGCCGGGCCGAACACCCGACTCTTCGACGACCCGCGGTACCACCGGATGCGGGAGCGCTTCGGCGATCTCTCACCCGGCCAGGGGCTGTGCGGTACACACGTGCACGTGAGCATCCCGGATGCGGAGACCGGCGTACAGGTGCTCAATCATCTGCGCCCGTGGCTGCCGGTGCTGCAGGCGGCGACCGCGAACTCGCCGCTGTTCGGCGGCCGGGAGACCGGGTACGCCAGCTGGCGCTCGATGCTGTGGGAACGCTGGCCGACGGTGGGCCCGACCCCGTACCTCACCTCACACGAGCACTACCTGACGCTGATCGCCGACCTCGAGGCGAGCGGGGCGATGCTCGACGAGGGGATGCTCTACTGGTACGCCCGGCTCTCCGCGCGGTATCCGACCGTGGAGATCCGGATGGGCGACGTGATGCCCACCGTGGACGACGCGATCCTGCTCGCCGCGCTGGCCCGCGGGCTGGTCTCGACCCTGCTGAACGAGGTGCGCGACGGCGTCCCGGCGCCGGACGTGCCGCACCCGCTGCTGATGGCGGCGCACTGGCGAGCGGCCAAGGACGGTCTCGAGGGCCTCGGGTTGGACTTCGCCACCCGGGAGCCGCGCCCGGCCTGGCGGCTGCTGCGTCAGCTGGTCGACTTCGTCCGGCCGGAACTGGAGCGGCACGGCGACCTGGAGATGGTGACCATGCTGCTGGAGCGGCTGCGGACCCGGGGCACCGGCGCGGCACGGCAGCGGGCGCTGCTGGCCAAGGGGGTGCCGGTGGCCGGGGTGGTGGACTGGCTGGCGCGCGCCACCCGCGGGGGAGAATGA
- a CDS encoding carbohydrate-binding protein has translation MAASRRVLAVGAAVLTVAASVAFVSQAEAAVPAPPAGMSLVFSDDFTGAAGTGLNRSNWLYDLGTGYPGGAGNWGTGEVESMTDSTANVYQDGGGNLVIKPIRDASGQWTSGRVETQRTDFAAPAGGRVRIEARLQQPNVSGAAAAGYWPAFWALGAAARPVGATNWPSIGEWDIMEDINGRSSVFSTLHCGTPSGGPCNETTGLGSGERACAGCQTGFHTYAVEYDRSTSPEQLRWYLDGANFFTLNSSQLDATTWNNATHHGMFVILNVAMGGGFPAAFGGGPTAATASGVPMLVDYVAVYQSAGGTTPPTSTPPTSTPPTTTPPSGSRDAYAQIQAESYDAAAGVQVETCAEGGQDVGYLTNGDWMQFDNVDFGTGGVKDFVARVASGAAGGVSGLVEVRVDSRNNAPIGTFAVANTGGWQSWTSVPGNVANVSGSHTVYLTFTSGQPADFVNVNWVQFRR, from the coding sequence ATGGCAGCTTCCCGGAGAGTCCTCGCGGTCGGCGCGGCGGTCCTGACCGTCGCCGCGTCGGTCGCCTTCGTATCGCAGGCCGAGGCGGCCGTCCCCGCCCCGCCGGCCGGCATGTCCCTGGTCTTCAGCGATGACTTCACCGGCGCCGCCGGCACCGGGCTGAACAGGTCGAACTGGCTCTACGACCTCGGCACCGGCTATCCCGGCGGCGCCGGCAACTGGGGCACCGGTGAGGTCGAGTCGATGACCGACTCGACCGCCAACGTCTACCAGGACGGCGGCGGCAATCTGGTGATCAAGCCGATCCGGGACGCGTCCGGTCAATGGACGTCGGGCCGGGTGGAAACCCAGCGGACCGACTTCGCCGCCCCGGCCGGCGGCAGGGTGCGCATCGAGGCCCGGCTGCAGCAGCCGAACGTGAGCGGTGCGGCGGCCGCCGGTTACTGGCCGGCCTTCTGGGCGCTGGGCGCGGCGGCCCGCCCGGTCGGCGCCACCAACTGGCCGAGCATCGGCGAGTGGGACATCATGGAGGACATCAACGGCCGGTCGTCGGTCTTCTCCACGCTGCACTGCGGCACCCCCTCGGGCGGGCCGTGCAACGAGACGACCGGTCTGGGCAGTGGCGAGCGGGCCTGCGCGGGCTGCCAGACCGGTTTCCACACCTACGCGGTGGAATATGACCGCAGCACCTCCCCGGAGCAGCTGCGGTGGTATCTCGACGGCGCCAACTTCTTCACCCTCAACTCGTCCCAGCTGGACGCCACCACCTGGAACAACGCGACCCACCACGGGATGTTCGTGATCCTGAACGTGGCGATGGGCGGCGGCTTCCCGGCCGCGTTCGGCGGTGGCCCCACCGCGGCCACCGCGTCCGGCGTGCCGATGCTGGTCGATTACGTGGCGGTGTACCAGTCCGCCGGTGGCACGACGCCGCCGACCAGCACGCCGCCGACCAGCACGCCGCCGACCACGACGCCGCCGAGCGGGTCCCGGGACGCGTATGCGCAGATCCAGGCCGAGTCGTACGACGCCGCCGCCGGGGTGCAGGTGGAGACGTGCGCCGAGGGCGGGCAGGACGTCGGCTACCTCACCAACGGTGACTGGATGCAGTTCGACAACGTCGACTTCGGCACCGGCGGGGTGAAGGACTTCGTGGCCCGGGTGGCCTCCGGGGCGGCCGGCGGGGTCAGCGGCCTGGTCGAGGTGCGGGTGGACAGCCGGAACAACGCCCCGATCGGCACCTTCGCGGTGGCCAACACCGGCGGCTGGCAGTCCTGGACGTCGGTGCCGGGCAATGTGGCGAATGTTTCCGGCAGTCACACGGTGTATCTGACCTTCACCAGCGGGCAGCCGGCCGACTTCGTCAACGTGAACTGGGTCCAGTTCCGCCGGTAA
- the rocD gene encoding ornithine--oxo-acid transaminase has product MTTVEFRTAEALAEAERWTAHNYHPLPVVVAEAEGAWVTDVDGRRYLDMLAGYSALNFGHRHPGLIAAAHAQLDRLTLTSRAFVHDQFAAFCRGLAELCGKDLVLPMNTGAEAVETAVKVARKWGYQVKGVPAGRAEIIVADGNFHGRTTTIVSFSTDPEARADFGPYTPGFVVVPYGDAEALAQAITPDTVAVLLEPIQGEGGVLIPPAGYFAAVRETCTANNVLMIADEIQSGLGRTGKTFAIEHEGVVPDMYVLGKALGGGIVPVSAVAANTDVLGVLKPGEHGSTFGGNALACAVGSAVVGLLGTGEFQERSARLGERLRAGLEGLIGKGLVAVRCRGLWAGVDIDPALMTGRQACERLAALGVLAKDTHGSTIRLAPPLVITEEDLDHAVAQLAAVLAG; this is encoded by the coding sequence GTGACGACCGTGGAATTCCGTACCGCAGAGGCGCTGGCCGAGGCGGAGCGCTGGACGGCGCACAACTACCACCCGCTGCCGGTCGTCGTGGCCGAGGCGGAGGGCGCCTGGGTCACCGACGTCGACGGCCGGCGCTACCTGGACATGCTCGCCGGATACTCGGCGCTGAACTTCGGGCACCGGCACCCCGGGCTGATCGCCGCCGCGCACGCCCAGCTCGACCGGCTCACCCTGACCAGCCGGGCGTTCGTGCACGACCAGTTCGCCGCGTTCTGCCGCGGGCTGGCCGAGCTGTGCGGCAAGGACCTGGTGCTGCCGATGAACACCGGCGCCGAGGCCGTGGAGACCGCGGTCAAGGTCGCCCGCAAGTGGGGATACCAGGTCAAGGGCGTGCCGGCCGGGCGCGCCGAGATCATCGTGGCGGACGGCAACTTCCACGGCCGGACCACCACCATCGTCAGCTTCTCCACCGACCCGGAGGCGCGGGCCGACTTCGGGCCGTACACCCCCGGCTTCGTGGTGGTCCCCTACGGCGACGCCGAGGCGCTCGCCCAGGCGATCACGCCGGACACGGTCGCGGTGCTGCTCGAACCGATCCAGGGCGAGGGCGGCGTGCTGATCCCGCCGGCCGGCTACTTCGCGGCGGTCCGCGAGACCTGCACGGCGAACAACGTGCTGATGATCGCCGATGAGATCCAGTCCGGCCTGGGCCGCACCGGCAAGACCTTCGCGATCGAGCACGAGGGCGTCGTCCCGGACATGTACGTGCTGGGCAAGGCGCTCGGCGGCGGCATCGTGCCGGTCTCCGCGGTGGCCGCGAACACCGACGTGCTCGGCGTGCTGAAGCCGGGCGAGCACGGGTCGACCTTCGGCGGGAACGCACTCGCCTGCGCGGTCGGCAGCGCGGTGGTCGGGCTGCTGGGCACCGGCGAGTTCCAGGAGCGCTCGGCGCGGCTCGGGGAGCGGCTCCGGGCCGGCCTCGAAGGGCTGATCGGCAAGGGCCTGGTCGCGGTGCGCTGCCGGGGCCTGTGGGCCGGCGTCGACATCGATCCGGCGCTGATGACCGGCCGGCAGGCCTGCGAACGCCTCGCCGCCCTCGGCGTCCTGGCCAAGGACACCCACGGCTCGACGATCCGCCTGGCGCCGCCCCTGGTCATCACCGAAGAGGACCTGGACCACGCGGTCGCCCAACTGGCCGCCGTGCTGGCAGGCTGA